The Halomonas sp. 'Soap Lake #6' genomic sequence CACATTAAAGCGATCTGTCACCTTTTTCATAGAGGCACTGATAGTTAAGGCATTCAAGTAATCATCGACAAAGATGATCAGACCCAATACCCAAGTTGCTAAAAGGCTCTGGCGCCGACTATGAATGCGCTTCGTGATCGCATTACCAAAGCTTAAAACACCCCCCATTTTTACTAGCAGTGCAATTAAACTACCAAAAAGACCACACACTAGAATAATCCAGGTGACCGTCTCATTGCCTAGTACATCCAATAGGATATCCGAGCCTTGAGTGACAATATCAAGAGGCTGATACATCAATAGCCCGACAATGGCACCCGCAAGGAGTGACTCGATAGTACGCCTGGTGACAATCGCCATTACCAAGACAACCAGGGTAGGTATTAGGCTTAAAACTCCATAATCTTCCATTGGCCGCGTCTCTTTATCGTTGTATTAAGACTCGAAGCGGGCGCAATCGTACCCGCCTTGACACTTATCGTCACAGGTAACCATCTGCTTTAAGAGAGAGCGTGGTCGCGGCAAAAGCCTCATCGAGAATGGCCACAACCTCATCGACTACCTGGCGAGACCAAATTAGGGGCGGGGAGATAATGTTGAGGTGGCCAACTGGGCGGATAATTAAACCACGCTTTTGTGCCTCGGCAGCCACGCGGTCACCCACGCGTGCTTCAACGGGTAGCAGCTCTTTGGTGATTTTATCAGCGACGTTTTCAATCGCCATCATGAAATGACTGCCGCGAATATCACCAACTGTTTCGTGGATCGCTAACGTTTTGAGTTTGCGTTCAAGGTAAGGGCCAACATCACGTACGTTTTCACAAATTCCTTCACGCTCAATAATCTCAATATTTTTAAGCGCTGCCGCACAACTGACCGGATGTCCTGAGTAGGTGAAGCCAGTGCTCAGCACCCCGCCAGGGCCCTGGGGAGTGCTCAGGACAGCATATAACTCATCAGATATCAGCGTGGCGCCAAGCGGAGCGTAGCCAGAAGAGAGACCTTTCGCTACGTTGATAATGTCAGGCTGGGTATCAAACGTGGCCTCAGAGGCAAAGAAATGCCCTAATCGGCCAAAACCGGTGACCACCTCATCTGCTATGTAAAGAATATGGTTGGCACGACATACCGCCTGCATACGCGCATGATACCCCTGAGGAGCCATCAGTACACCGCCAGCCCCCATAATGGGTTCTGCGATAAACGCTGCAATATTGTCCGAGCCAATGCGCTCAATCGCACTTTCCAGCTCATCAACGAGATGGTCACAGTACTCGGCTTCCGTCATTGCTTCAGGGCGGCGGTAGCAGTTAGCCTCGCTAAGATGCGTTACCAAGTGATCGAGCGTATCGAATTCCCAGTTGTTGCTCGCAATGCCGGTGAGGCTTGCCGCCATATAGGTGGTGCCATGATAGGCGTTATTACGTGACAGAATTTGCTTTTTGGTTGGCTTGCCCAAGCGGTTGAAGTAGTAATGCACTAAACGGATAGTGGCATCGTTAGCCGTTGATCCACCACAACTGTAGAACACATGGTTCAAGTGGGAAGGCGCAAGCTCAGCTAGTTTGGCGGCAAGCTCAGTGGCAGGTGCGTTAGAGAGGTTGTTAAAGGTTGAGAAATAAGCCATTCGGGTCGCTTGGTCAGCCATTGCTTGCCCTATCTCAGCACGACCATGTCCTACATTGACACACCACAATCCAGCGATGCCATCG encodes the following:
- a CDS encoding aminotransferase, whose product is MTNNKTSVTYDAQDLWQKDRNHFIHPFTDFSLFHEKGCDLITNSEGIYVEDVRGNRFIDGIAGLWCVNVGHGRAEIGQAMADQATRMAYFSTFNNLSNAPATELAAKLAELAPSHLNHVFYSCGGSTANDATIRLVHYYFNRLGKPTKKQILSRNNAYHGTTYMAASLTGIASNNWEFDTLDHLVTHLSEANCYRRPEAMTEAEYCDHLVDELESAIERIGSDNIAAFIAEPIMGAGGVLMAPQGYHARMQAVCRANHILYIADEVVTGFGRLGHFFASEATFDTQPDIINVAKGLSSGYAPLGATLISDELYAVLSTPQGPGGVLSTGFTYSGHPVSCAAALKNIEIIEREGICENVRDVGPYLERKLKTLAIHETVGDIRGSHFMMAIENVADKITKELLPVEARVGDRVAAEAQKRGLIIRPVGHLNIISPPLIWSRQVVDEVVAILDEAFAATTLSLKADGYL